The Sediminispirochaeta smaragdinae DSM 11293 genome has a segment encoding these proteins:
- a CDS encoding carbohydrate ABC transporter permease, translated as MKHDKAIIWIILFLLPTLLLFIAIYGLPLLTVIATAFTDWRLSKPLTFVGLDNFKRLLFQDDNARRAILNTVVWVLIQSTLHVALGTLLAFLAFRRKRIWNALSISYMIPNIISPVVRGMIFLFVFNPQYGLVNSFIRRFINPEFTQNWFFDPSTAFFTVTLGWFLFAAIVMLLIHAQMATISQSILESAMIDGASDFQIKIHIILPLIKPMIGTCIILSATSMLKEFEFIYVTTQGGPGNVTLSLPLYLYKTALLENNYGYANTIGVLLIVFGILIILGINRLFLVNKDAE; from the coding sequence ATGAAACATGATAAAGCTATCATCTGGATAATTTTATTTCTTTTGCCTACGCTTTTACTGTTTATAGCAATATATGGATTACCACTGTTGACGGTAATTGCCACAGCTTTTACAGATTGGCGGCTCTCAAAGCCTCTGACATTTGTTGGACTTGATAATTTTAAGCGCTTGTTATTTCAGGATGACAACGCAAGAAGAGCTATTTTAAACACCGTTGTCTGGGTTTTGATTCAGTCGACTTTACATGTAGCCTTGGGGACCTTGCTGGCCTTTTTGGCATTCAGGCGTAAACGGATTTGGAATGCTCTTTCCATTTCTTATATGATTCCAAACATCATTTCTCCTGTGGTAAGGGGAATGATTTTTCTCTTTGTATTCAATCCCCAATACGGTTTGGTCAATTCTTTTATTCGAAGGTTTATTAATCCTGAGTTCACGCAGAACTGGTTTTTTGATCCATCAACGGCGTTTTTTACCGTAACTTTGGGATGGTTCCTTTTTGCGGCTATTGTCATGCTACTTATTCATGCGCAAATGGCTACAATTTCACAATCGATTCTTGAATCTGCTATGATTGATGGGGCTTCTGATTTTCAGATCAAAATTCATATTATTCTTCCTTTGATTAAGCCAATGATTGGTACCTGCATCATATTATCTGCTACTTCAATGTTGAAGGAATTTGAATTTATTTATGTGACAACCCAGGGCGGTCCTGGCAATGTGACATTGAGTCTTCCTTTATATCTTTATAAGACTGCCCTGTTGGAAAATAACTATGGTTATGCAAATACAATTGGAGTTCTGCTAATTGTTTTTGGTATCCTTATTATTTTAGGAATCAATCGACTTTTTTTGGTAAATAAAGATGCCGAATAA
- a CDS encoding carbohydrate ABC transporter permease: MSSFKTTYQIIDAPLSLPKSISLYGYKLAFEISPFLLFYRNSILVTLFGVLGNIIILALSAYVLARFKFRGRNVIILILSVSLILPATALIQPIYMLVIKTGLYDTKTALCLVYIALGLPITLYILLGYYKTIPKAIEESAMLEGASFPQIFFKIIVPISSPGYATAAVLQFILCWQEFLFAFILTTGNRSRTLPIALQYFLSQFNTNYTALFAAIIMFVIPIIVFFIIFQKQIISGLTDGSVKE; encoded by the coding sequence ATGTCTTCATTCAAAACAACATACCAAATTATTGATGCTCCATTGAGTTTACCGAAGAGCATAAGCTTATATGGATACAAGTTAGCTTTTGAAATATCTCCTTTCTTGTTGTTTTACCGGAATAGTATACTGGTCACACTCTTTGGCGTATTGGGGAATATTATAATTCTGGCTTTGTCAGCATATGTTTTGGCAAGATTCAAATTTCGTGGAAGAAATGTAATTATTTTAATTCTGTCGGTTTCCCTGATTCTTCCAGCCACTGCTCTCATACAGCCCATATATATGCTTGTCATAAAAACTGGACTATATGATACAAAGACGGCTTTATGTTTAGTATATATCGCATTGGGTTTGCCGATCACTCTGTATATTCTCTTGGGTTATTACAAGACAATTCCAAAGGCAATAGAAGAATCAGCAATGTTGGAAGGAGCTTCTTTTCCACAGATTTTTTTTAAGATCATTGTGCCGATATCTTCTCCAGGATATGCAACAGCTGCTGTGTTGCAATTTATTCTTTGCTGGCAAGAATTCTTATTTGCTTTTATATTAACTACCGGAAACAGGAGTAGAACACTGCCAATAGCGTTACAGTACTTTTTAAGCCAATTCAATACAAATTATACTGCTTTATTTGCTGCAATAATTATGTTTGTAATTCCAATAATTGTGTTCTTTATTATTTTCCAGAAACAAATTATTAGTGGACTGACTGATGGATCTGTCAAAGAATAA
- a CDS encoding class I SAM-dependent methyltransferase, with translation MGRYYRCYFCSTIFLDPATLPQPEAERSRYALHQNRPTDEAYLAFLRRLADPLCRLLNAGAGGLDYGCGPVPVLAKLLEQKGMSIACYDPFFFPEQSVLEHRYDFITCCEVAEHFHRPKEEFSRMAQLLRPGGILGIMTSFFRETINFVDWYYRQDFTHVSFYTKKSMEYVADHFGFEILKAEADRNVLFLQKQ, from the coding sequence ATGGGACGCTATTACCGATGTTATTTCTGTTCGACCATCTTCCTCGATCCTGCGACCCTGCCTCAACCGGAAGCCGAACGTTCACGCTATGCGCTCCATCAAAACCGCCCCACAGACGAAGCTTACCTCGCCTTTCTCAGGCGCTTGGCCGATCCCCTTTGCCGTCTCCTCAACGCCGGGGCCGGCGGACTCGATTACGGCTGTGGCCCGGTCCCCGTCCTGGCCAAGTTGCTTGAACAAAAGGGTATGTCGATAGCATGCTACGATCCCTTCTTTTTCCCGGAACAATCAGTCTTAGAGCATCGGTACGACTTCATCACCTGCTGCGAGGTAGCAGAACACTTTCACCGGCCGAAGGAAGAGTTTTCCCGTATGGCACAGCTGCTGCGGCCAGGCGGCATCCTTGGCATCATGACAAGCTTTTTTCGGGAAACGATCAATTTTGTCGATTGGTACTATCGCCAGGATTTCACTCACGTTTCTTTTTACACAAAGAAGAGCATGGAATATGTCGCAGATCACTTCGGTTTTGAAATTCTCAAGGCCGAAGCGGACCGCAATGTTCTTTTTTTACAAAAACAGTAG
- a CDS encoding ABC transporter substrate-binding protein: protein MERRGKVGVMVCVMLLLLSPVMVFCAGTQEAKDASAPVEIKVLSPYVGTHSAAEFFDWALKEFSDTHQGTIKVNVEEVPGEQNYVDKIKVLLSTDKLPDVVFSSYNLLDLCVEAGKTVDLTPYLDADPVWNSGFDPATLAYNTFDNKVMGVAYFKRLIGYYYNKELFQKAGIKKPAETWSEFFQQLDMLKNAGITPLSLDTGDSGWITSLWLSSLVGTSGKVGNDFMNRQQPVNYEFPEFIKSVASIQKFFQNYTTGDAVGGKYENGAVNFFSGRTAIIANGTWMVKDFSDPNKAPEGFADKVGIAIYPEGGVFMSAAKGAFCCSKTKSKADAAVEFLKFLTKPETQQHYFELTGESPESPKVEMTDVIKEKYPLVADLFRLSKDAKYFYQYPQAAWYANVTDQLSVLYPLLANGSLSPEDFARKLTETAKNN, encoded by the coding sequence ATGGAAAGAAGAGGGAAAGTTGGGGTAATGGTATGTGTTATGCTACTGTTATTATCTCCTGTAATGGTTTTCTGTGCGGGGACTCAAGAGGCAAAAGATGCTTCTGCCCCTGTTGAAATCAAGGTCCTTTCTCCTTATGTGGGCACACATTCTGCAGCTGAATTTTTTGACTGGGCGTTAAAGGAATTTTCAGACACTCACCAGGGAACGATTAAGGTGAATGTTGAGGAAGTCCCCGGTGAGCAGAATTACGTGGATAAAATTAAGGTTTTATTATCTACCGATAAACTACCTGATGTTGTGTTCTCAAGTTACAATTTGTTGGACCTTTGTGTTGAAGCTGGAAAAACTGTAGACTTAACACCTTATTTAGATGCAGACCCTGTGTGGAATTCAGGCTTTGATCCTGCAACACTAGCATATAACACCTTTGATAATAAAGTCATGGGAGTAGCTTATTTTAAGCGCTTAATTGGTTATTATTACAATAAAGAACTTTTTCAGAAAGCTGGTATCAAAAAGCCTGCTGAAACATGGAGTGAGTTTTTTCAGCAGCTTGATATGCTCAAAAATGCGGGAATTACTCCTCTCTCTCTTGATACAGGTGATTCAGGCTGGATTACCTCTCTCTGGTTGAGCTCATTGGTTGGCACGAGTGGAAAAGTTGGTAATGATTTTATGAATAGGCAGCAGCCCGTTAATTATGAGTTTCCAGAGTTTATTAAAAGTGTTGCCTCTATTCAAAAATTCTTTCAGAACTATACCACTGGTGATGCTGTTGGGGGAAAGTACGAAAATGGAGCCGTGAATTTTTTCAGCGGCCGAACAGCGATCATCGCCAATGGGACCTGGATGGTGAAAGACTTTTCTGATCCCAATAAGGCCCCGGAAGGCTTTGCCGATAAAGTTGGTATTGCTATATATCCTGAAGGCGGGGTGTTTATGTCCGCCGCGAAGGGAGCTTTTTGCTGTTCAAAAACCAAAAGTAAGGCAGATGCAGCTGTTGAATTTCTTAAGTTTCTCACAAAGCCAGAGACACAGCAGCACTACTTCGAATTGACGGGAGAGTCACCAGAGTCTCCAAAAGTGGAAATGACAGATGTAATTAAGGAAAAATATCCCCTTGTAGCAGATTTATTTCGACTCTCAAAAGATGCAAAATATTTTTATCAATATCCTCAGGCGGCATGGTATGCAAATGTTACCGACCAACTTTCGGTATTGTATCCTTTGCTTGCAAATGGTTCTCTTTCACCGGAAGATTTTGCTAGAAAACTGACAGAAACTGCAAAGAATAATTAA
- a CDS encoding amino acid ABC transporter permease codes for MDSRKHLLKETVLFLLFSGLLIFVFSRISGNVRYDWQWYRVKRYLFTAAEGRFTFGPLLRGLGVTLWISLISLLFSFLIGTLTLLARLSEGIVAPVIARLYVSLIRNTPLLIQLFFIYFVIAPVFNIPATPSAILALSLFEGAYTSEILRGAIFSISKGQWEAAYSLGFSSGDLYCRIILPQALRTSLPALANQAINTVKDSALVSTIAIYDLTMRGREIISETFLTFEIWFTVAAIYLLITLGLQLCIHLIDRSLNSRR; via the coding sequence ATGGATTCGAGGAAGCATCTCCTGAAAGAAACCGTGCTTTTTCTTCTTTTTTCCGGGCTATTGATTTTCGTCTTTTCCAGGATTTCGGGAAATGTCCGTTACGATTGGCAGTGGTATCGGGTGAAACGATACCTCTTTACCGCAGCAGAAGGCCGGTTCACCTTCGGCCCCCTGCTGCGGGGGCTTGGGGTGACCCTGTGGATCTCCCTCATCAGCCTCCTCTTTTCGTTTCTCATAGGGACGCTTACACTCCTTGCCAGACTCTCCGAGGGCATCGTCGCACCGGTGATCGCCCGGCTTTATGTTAGCCTTATCCGCAACACCCCGCTTCTGATTCAGCTTTTTTTTATCTACTTTGTCATAGCACCGGTTTTCAATATTCCCGCCACCCCTTCGGCAATACTGGCTCTCTCTCTTTTCGAAGGAGCCTATACCTCAGAGATCCTTCGGGGGGCAATTTTTTCTATCTCAAAGGGGCAATGGGAAGCAGCCTATTCCCTCGGTTTTTCCTCGGGTGATCTCTACTGCCGGATCATTTTGCCCCAGGCTCTCAGAACCAGCCTGCCAGCTCTTGCAAATCAGGCCATCAACACGGTAAAGGATTCGGCGCTGGTAAGCACCATAGCCATCTACGATCTCACCATGCGCGGCAGGGAGATCATTTCCGAAACCTTTCTCACCTTCGAAATATGGTTCACCGTTGCCGCCATCTATCTTCTCATTACATTGGGGTTACAATTATGCATACACCTGATCGACCGATCATTGAACTCTCGTCGATAA
- a CDS encoding lipid II:glycine glycyltransferase FemX encodes MDIRIKDLSVNELYQSSVLQQTRFWSLVKARQGIASRVFELSVRKSDGSLDKETLLLLHRRLSDDVSVAYVPYGPEILPEQEEEGILLEELSEGLRSHLPETCAFLRFDLKWESPWARDSDFFDPEGNWLGPPKKKSQELRINFATRNWNLRKANTNILPTNTIFLDLRKSEQTLMAEMRPKTRYNIRLAERKGVTVRVGGFDDLPIWNDLYSQTCRRNRLFHHRETHFKDLLGIDRSIFDSNTGVRFLIAQAEKTPLAAMFLVFSGKRATYLYGASASVKRNLMATYALQWRAIQEAKAAGCLEYDLFGVSPSADPSHPLYGLYRFKRGFGGELYHRMGCWDYPLDENDYESCAAAEMNSQGYHLR; translated from the coding sequence ATGGATATCAGAATTAAAGATCTATCGGTAAACGAATTGTATCAAAGCTCTGTTCTGCAGCAAACACGCTTCTGGTCTCTGGTTAAGGCCCGTCAGGGGATAGCCTCCCGTGTCTTCGAGCTTTCTGTTCGAAAAAGCGACGGTTCACTCGATAAGGAGACCCTCCTTTTGCTCCACCGCAGGCTTTCGGATGATGTCTCTGTCGCCTATGTTCCCTATGGACCTGAGATCCTTCCCGAACAGGAGGAAGAAGGGATACTGCTTGAAGAGCTTTCCGAAGGGCTGCGCAGCCACCTGCCGGAGACCTGTGCCTTTCTCCGATTTGATCTGAAGTGGGAATCCCCCTGGGCCCGTGACAGCGATTTTTTCGACCCTGAAGGAAACTGGTTGGGGCCTCCCAAGAAGAAAAGTCAGGAGCTGCGAATCAATTTCGCCACCCGGAATTGGAATCTGCGGAAGGCAAATACCAACATTCTCCCCACTAATACCATCTTTCTCGATTTGCGCAAAAGCGAACAGACCCTTATGGCGGAAATGCGCCCGAAGACCCGTTACAACATCAGACTCGCCGAAAGGAAAGGGGTGACGGTGAGAGTCGGCGGTTTTGACGACCTTCCGATCTGGAACGATCTATACAGCCAAACCTGCCGGCGCAACAGGTTATTCCACCACCGGGAAACTCATTTTAAGGATCTGCTCGGAATCGACCGATCGATATTTGATTCGAATACCGGAGTTCGTTTTTTAATTGCCCAGGCTGAAAAAACGCCACTGGCCGCCATGTTTCTCGTTTTTTCCGGAAAACGTGCCACCTACCTTTATGGAGCCTCTGCCTCGGTCAAAAGAAACCTCATGGCGACCTATGCCCTTCAATGGCGTGCGATACAGGAGGCCAAGGCCGCCGGTTGTCTTGAATACGACCTTTTCGGCGTCTCTCCTTCAGCCGATCCCTCTCATCCGCTCTACGGCCTCTACCGCTTCAAACGAGGCTTCGGCGGTGAGCTCTACCACCGCATGGGCTGCTGGGATTATCCCCTTGATGAGAACGACTATGAGTCCTGCGCCGCCGCTGAAATGAATAGCCAGGGCTACCATCTGCGGTAA
- a CDS encoding ROK family protein gives MADYPATRMRDNNRKRVFEFIRRKKLVTRTMIQKEISVSSPTVMKIVKFFEEKEILKVLGELTKEGPGRKLEQLQFNPQAAYALGILFDGQYLRIGIVSLGGEIIFSDVRYYDRLDSIGSISAEFLLPIIGEILDKSNIPTSKVLGVGMAIPKIADSESENIHTFYNPDIRYPYHEVSKSICDIFGFPLFVENDVNAEAIGEFFLRNLPVDADLGYISLGTGLGSGLILDGSIRRGFHFSAGEIGHMLTSKEDGVVQIEDLVGLRALQEIWRFKSPEDLNNVSKDIKQEIISYLVDNLSVSLANIIALLDIDLMVLGGITAQILGDDLIEAMCRRTSELLRFNVDLRASASSEAGIIGSAMMAIDNSFTMFLKESLAGNN, from the coding sequence ATGGCTGATTATCCGGCTACGCGTATGCGAGATAACAATCGTAAACGGGTCTTTGAATTTATTCGTAGGAAAAAGCTTGTCACTCGAACGATGATTCAGAAGGAAATATCTGTCAGTTCTCCCACAGTCATGAAGATTGTAAAATTCTTTGAGGAAAAAGAAATATTGAAGGTCTTGGGGGAATTAACAAAGGAAGGCCCAGGCAGGAAATTGGAACAACTGCAATTCAATCCTCAGGCTGCGTATGCACTGGGAATTCTTTTTGATGGTCAGTATCTGCGTATTGGAATAGTTTCCCTTGGTGGTGAGATCATCTTTTCGGATGTGCGGTATTATGACAGGCTTGATAGCATCGGATCGATATCGGCAGAATTCTTGCTTCCCATAATTGGCGAAATTTTGGATAAATCTAACATACCAACTTCGAAGGTTCTTGGGGTTGGTATGGCAATCCCGAAGATCGCTGATTCTGAATCGGAAAATATCCATACCTTTTACAATCCGGATATACGGTACCCGTATCATGAAGTCTCGAAAAGTATATGCGATATCTTTGGTTTTCCTCTTTTTGTTGAGAATGATGTTAATGCAGAAGCGATAGGGGAGTTTTTCTTACGAAATTTGCCGGTTGATGCGGACTTAGGATATATATCCCTTGGGACAGGCTTGGGTTCTGGTCTTATACTGGACGGTTCCATCAGACGCGGTTTCCATTTTTCAGCTGGGGAAATAGGCCATATGCTGACAAGCAAAGAAGATGGAGTCGTACAGATCGAAGACTTGGTTGGTTTAAGGGCCCTTCAGGAGATTTGGAGGTTTAAATCACCCGAGGATTTAAACAACGTCAGCAAAGATATCAAGCAGGAAATTATTAGTTATCTGGTAGATAACCTCAGTGTGAGCTTAGCAAATATTATTGCCTTACTAGATATCGATCTCATGGTTTTAGGCGGAATAACTGCCCAGATTCTGGGCGATGATCTTATTGAAGCGATGTGCCGCCGTACCTCGGAGCTCCTCAGGTTCAATGTTGATTTACGTGCTTCGGCCTCATCTGAGGCAGGGATTATTGGATCGGCAATGATGGCAATAGACAATTCGTTCACAATGTTTCTGAAAGAGTCTCTGGCAGGTAATAACTGA